One part of the Rutidosis leptorrhynchoides isolate AG116_Rl617_1_P2 chromosome 1, CSIRO_AGI_Rlap_v1, whole genome shotgun sequence genome encodes these proteins:
- the LOC139882241 gene encoding uncharacterized protein: MSLLKESQHLKIPLKEIELATKNFQLCIGKGGYGMVYKGELSVNGKLTTVAVKRLNEQFGQGLKEFLMEIQLLTGQKHPNLITLLGYCDEGKEKIIVYEYAERGSLDQYLKHSGTVYSLTWLERLKICLDAARGLSHLHNHVGKHQTIIHRDIKSANILIDHNWVAKISDLGLSKLSLAGLNRSAVITHACGTHGYLEPEYASSGIVKKESDVYSFGMVLFEVLCGRLCLIMGDDGLLLSASLVKKCYKENKLDKIVDPVLRDRMSLDSMNGFSKIAYECLLDDREQRPPMDRVAKELEEILKMQLLSTSALETSLKISNKPEYLSVGSSSASLKETTDVINTLDAGVNDKAIMSFDLGNEETQFLLKMNQDLVNSAVDSKRRIWKNQELFDLVDEFFKNNSQTLDLCLLLKKCLKRVQYTRLLIIEALQQYHNECDGDDDNDNRSFENTSRILKKLKAAEDPFSQDFFNNFNFVHDRQKTFLTMNAMSRWDMDTKRDQWTTKVFTSLSKNYKNDIEGQQGVIHAMLTGCHSTLTGLDNIRTLVQRVQIQIESFKKNAELATTIDDTVKLVMDAVKKTLESLSKDEEELEIKTNNCSVMINKARSEVLKNIIGSPSSQDPLALVEAVLYVIDDLKRIYRAKFILKNM, from the exons atgtcaTTGCTGAAAGAGTCACAACACCTCAAGATACCATTGAAAGAGATAGAATTAGCAACAAAAAACTTCCAATTGTGTATTGGAAAAGGTGGGTATGGTATGGTTTACAAAGGGGAACTTTCTGTAAATGGGAAATTAACAACCGTTGCGGTTAAGCGGTTAAATGAGCAGTTTGGACAAGGGTTAAAAGAGTTCTTGATGGAAATTCAGTTGCTTACTGGTCAAAAACATCCAAACTTGATCACCCTACTCGGTTACTGTGATGAAGGGAAAGAAAAGATAATTGTTTATGAATACGCCGAGCGTGGAAGTTTGGATCAGTATCTAAAGCATAGCGGTACGGTTTATTCTCTTACGTGGCTTGAAAGACTTAAAATATGTCTTGATGCTGCACGTGGACTTAGCCACCTTCATAATCATGTTGGAAAACATCAGACCATAATCCACCGTGATATAAAAAGTGCAAATATTTTGATAGATCATAATTGGGTTGCTAAAATATCTGATCTTGGATTATCCAAGTTAAGTTTAGCAGGTTTGAATAGAAGTGCTGTTATTACTCATGCTTGTGGTACACATGGTTATTTGGAGCCGGAGTACGCTTCTAGTGGTATTGTAAAGAAAGAATCTGATGTTTATTCTTTCGGAATGGTACTGTTTGAAGTTTTATGCGGGAGGTTGTGCTTGATTATGGGCGATGATGGCTTATTGTTATCTGCGTCGTTGGTGAAAAAATGCTACAAAGAAAATAAATTGGATAAGATTGTTGATCCAGTTTTAAGGGATCGAATGAGTTTAGACTCGATGAACGGGTTTTCAAAGATTGCATATGAATGCTTGCTTGATGATCGAGAACAGCGACCTCCTATGGATCGTGTCGCGAAAGAGCTTGAAGAAATTCTGAAAATGCAG TTATTATCAACTTCTGCCTTGGAAACCTCACTCAAAATCAG CAATAAACCAGAATATCTATCTGTCGGCTCTTCTTCAGCGTCTTTAAAGGAGACTACAGATGTGATCAATACGTTGGATGCCGGAGTGAATGACAAAGCTATTATGTCGTTTGATTTGGGGAACGAAGAGACCCAATTTTTGTTGAAAATGAATCAAGATCTGGTGAATTCGGCCGTGGATTCTAAGAGACGTATTTGGAAAAATCAGGAATTGTTTGATTTGGTGGATGAATTTTTCAAGAACAACTCACAAACACTTGATTTATGTTTGCTACTAAAGAAATGTTTAAAGAGGGTACAATACACTCGACTATTGATTATTGAAGCTTTACAACAGTATCATAATGAGTGTGATggggatgatgataatgataacagGTCATTTGAAAATACATCAAGGATTTTGAAGAAACTCAAGGCTGCTGAAGATCCATTCTCTCAAGATTTCTTCAATAATTTCAATTTTGTTCATGATCGACAAAAAACATTTTTAACAATGAATGCAATGAGTAGATGGGATATGGATACAAAGCGGGATCAGTGGACGACGAAAGTATTTACTTCCCTTTCAAAAAATTATAAGAATGACATTGAAGGGCAACAAGGAGTAATCCATGCTATGCTAACGGGGTGTCATTCAACACTCACTGGTCTAGATAATATTCGCACACTCGTTCAAAGGGTTCAGATCCAAATTGAAAGTTTTAAAAAGAATGCTGAATTGGCTACCACGATCGATGACACCGTGAAATTAGTAATGGATGCTGTTAAGAAAACATTGGAGTCACTTTCAAAGGATGAAGAGGAACTAGAAATAAAGACCAACAATTGCAGTGTTATGATTAATAAAGCAAGATCTGAAGTGTTGAAGAATATCATTGGGTCACCAAGTTCTCAGGATCCCCTGGCTCTTGTTGAGGCCGTGTTGTATGTAATAGATGATCTTAAACGAATTTACCGGGCCAAATTCATTTTAAAAaatatgtaa